Part of the Benincasa hispida cultivar B227 chromosome 11, ASM972705v1, whole genome shotgun sequence genome, GCGACAGAAAGAAAGCAAGGTGATAAACTCCCAAACATTATGTACTTCTTCGTTTTAGGTAACAATCCAAAACCATAGTATTACTGAGGGTATCCCAAAACCATAGTATTACTGAGGGTATCATCCTCACCTTCCAAATTCATATAAACGTCAGagatctagaaaaaaaaaattgcagatttaacatttttcttattacGTTTTAACTCATTCACTTAGTAACCACAAGAATCAAATATAAGATGTAATGATATTTCAAATTTCCAAAGTTAGTCTTTTAAAAGCTACATGAAAATATACCTCAAACTATGATCCAATCATACTACAACGCACCATAATAATCGGGGATCAGGTAAAAGgaaacacaaatatatatacacacacacacacacacacacatatatatatggaACTCGTTACATAACCTCATTGCCTTGACATCTCTAACATGTATCTCGTCAACGGCGTAACTATCAGCTCACTCATGATTAATATGCATCCCTCACCCTACCCCTTAGAAAATTGAGAAATGTAAAACGAAATACAAACTTGCCCACTATCCTCTTGACACTGTATGATATCGCAGGACAATTAATTAGTTTAGATTAGTTAATTAAGATTGTAAAGACTTAATAGTTTGTAAGTTATTCTAATTGGCAATTGCTAAATAATTTGTTCTTTTcttggtttttatttatttattactgttttttctttcaatgtATCTAGTTTTTATTATTTGGCAGTGTCTTCTCTTAACATTGTAATGCTATAAATAAAAGGCTTCAGATGAGGTATGTACACTGCTCAGTGTTTTCGGTAACTTTCCTTTTATTTCAGTTTTATTGTCCCTTCAACCTCATTGAATCAGTCTCTTTCTCAAAACACACTTGAAATTTAGCCTATAGCATTCAAAGGCCGGCACAAAAATTAACAGAAACCTCAGTTTTTCGTCATACACTTATTACAGAATATCAGTTCCTTAACGAATTCAAGCATTGCtacaaaaaaagggaaaaaaaaaatcaaattcaagtaACTTCCCCTAAAATTCCAGAATGCAATAACTCTAGGATTATTGTCACCTCATCCAAATTTCAACCACAGCTTCATCAACTAACGAAACTAATTAGACCAGCAGCAGACCAACAGCCGAACATTTTGGCCAATTCCTAGCAGCTTGatctcaaaaaaagaaaaaaagaaaaaagaaggaaaaaaaccaTGATCCAATCAAAAGGTTTAAGAAGGAAATAATACTCACTGGCGAGGAGCTTCTTGTGCATCTTGTTTATCTCAAGAACGACGACCTCCTGCTCCTTCCGCAGGCGATCGAGCTCCTTCGTGTTAAACAAAATTCCGTCAATGTCGACCGACGACATTGCTCAGTGTTCGGAGTTGCGAATTTTTTGTGTGTCCACCGCTGATCAAATTGttgaatgaagaagaacaagaagggggaaaaaaaaaaagaaaaaaaaaatctaaattgtAATTCTACCTGAAAAATGGGCTTCTGGGTTTCTCATTCAATGCCCTTTTCTCCAACTGAAAATTATTTTTGCCCCTTTTTTCAAAGTTTCTAGAGAGAGGGATGGAGCTAAGAGAATTGCATGATTGTGAAGAAACATTAAATTTTTTGGATATATTTTGCAGAAATAAAGTAAaccaaaaagtaaaaataaaggATTTTTAAGCCCTAATCTTCTCATATGCTTGTATAAATTTGATAAACACttccaaaaaaaggaaaaaaatcaaagtaaCTTTTAACTTAACAATAATTAATGCATCCTTCCAATAAGTCAGAGGTTCGAGATCTCGTCTATATAATTAATGTACTAAAAATTACACCGacgacaataataataattgaggTAGAtgtaattgaaatttgaaagtttTAGTAAAGGGACTTATGTTGAACttgatattatttttctaagacTCGTCATTATGCGACTAACCTATTAATAAGAACATAATGTTTTAACCGCatatttttagttcaataattgTAAGGTGTGGGAATGAACTATCACCGTTTGAAATAATAATCCTATGCTTTAATAAGTTGTAACTATACTTAAGagacaatttgaaaattatagtCCTTACTTTATTGCCTTATAAGCCACAAATTTCTAGTCCTAGAGGCTCTAAGAATaagttactatttttttttttgttttaatttaaataatgatatacattttaaattacaaaatttatttaaaaataatatacgaGTCTAACCAAGTTGaaagtatataaaaataaaattcaacattctAAAAGTATATAGgttaaaatgaatcaaaataaaaaaaaaaaatatagaaaccgAAAAAGGTATTTAAAcgtaaattaaaggaaaatgtgTGATTGCTCATAACAATTTGGTCGAATAAATGGGGCTTGAGATATAGTTGGGCCTTAAAATTGGAGGCCCATAAACAACTAATTGGGCTTTAGGCCCAAATAGCCGACGCGCGCGCTCTTAGACGCCAACAAATTTCAGCAGATTTCGAAATTTGAGGGAAATTGAAATCGAAATCGAAACTGATAGATAGGCGCTTgttctttctcttctctttgtTCGTTTCTTGCTCGATTTGGTTTTTCATGGAGTCAATTGCAGCAGCCGTAGCGACAGTCTCTCTAGAAGAAGACGATTGGGAGCTTTGCAACGATGATGGCTTCGTCTATAAGCGGAAAAGGCGCCGGCTCGACCCAGCGGAAGCCGTCGCAGCTCGCTCGTCGGTGGCTCAGGCCGTGGACCTTGAGGCGGAGGAGAATCGGCGACGAGAGGGCAGGAGGAAGACGTTGTTGAAGGTTAGAGCAAAGTACCAGAGAGAAATGGAGCAGTGGGAGGTTTTGTCGGGCAATTTGCGGGAGATGGAGGAGAGGACTCGGAAGTTGCAGGAACAGTACCGACGGGATGGGGAAGAAGGAACGGCGTCGCTTCTTGAAGCTTCCTCGTTGACTGTAGTTCGGGAGAAGGAGGTTTCTTGCGCGTCAATGGTGGACGATCTTCTCTCTCAGGTAAATGGGTGTTCTGGTCTTGTGTCATAATTTAGGATAATGGGGGCAATAGAAATTTTACGGATCCAGGCGTTGAGTTGCTTAGGAATTTCCTCAAATTGCTCGTAATTCATCATTCGTTGGTAAGATTTCATGCCTAGAGAGAAGATTTTTCCAGTTCAGTTTTgcctctttttattattattatctgtAGATTGGGTTAAACTGTGTTTCGAACTAATTATTCCTCTACTTGCTTGACAAATTCATCGGATAAATGGCTTTCGTCTTTCAGTGTAAGGTCTAGTTTTGGAAAGTCAAATCAAAATGACCCACTACTAACAATGTCGAGCATTTGATTAAGAGAACGTACAAATCTCAAATTGCTCACTTTTGCCCAAACTGTTATTCTACTTTTCCATTTTCGCCCAAATGTTGTTCGAATTTCTCATTTACTACACTTCAAAAGATGGCTTTTAAGGCAAGGACTCGAGAGTTGAGAGATGGCAGGCATATCATCAAATTGAGAATATTGTGTTCTAGTTTCTGAGTCGGAACTTCGTAATTTAAAACTTTGAAGTTTTGTTGTCTACTGGAGTTAGGCCATAGAGTAGGAAAATTGAAGGTGTCTTTTGTTGTGGACGAAACCCATGTTGAACATTTTTGCTGGTCTCTACATACTTTTTTGCCTCTGGCTGCTGCTGTAGTAACAATATCTAAAGTGCAAACTGTGTAGGTGGAAGCTCAGGAAGCCATCATTCACAATGTTTCAAGGTTTTGTGATATAGCTGAAGCATTGTGCCAGACGGAAGAAGACCGATTCAAACAGTGTTTAATCGATCTTCCCATTTGGAGTTCACCTCGCGAGCTCATGGCCTCATTGTGCGACGAGTAACTATGCAGACAACGCAGAAAAACAGAAAACTGGGGACCTTCCATTTGTAAGATCTTGCAGTGTAAAATCTGATTTAAATCCTATGAAATCACCAAAATGTAGCCTACTTGTGGAGATCACATTGATGGTGAACCTTTTAAGTGTGTGCCTCTCCCCCATTACTCATCATGCTCGATGACTTGGTCAATTGTCGATATTCCAACAATCTCAATTTGTAGAAATGTCGATGAAAATATTGAcatgttataaatattttatcttgTGGGTGTTATTGGTCTTCCTCGTGCTTCCTTTCTCTGATTCTTGATGATGCTTTTAAGTAGGAAATGTAGGGTTTCTGTATACAGGCTTGCTTATCAGTTGGGCACAAGGCATCAAGATTTATTTACAACCATTATGATCAGTGAATTTCTCATTATCTAAGTCCCAACAGAATTCAGAAATATTACATGCCAAGATTCTTGATTATTGGAAAGATGGGTGCCATCACTCAATGATGATCCTATACATCTGTTGAAAGAAGCAGAGATTCTCAAACTTCTGACCTGACAACAATCCAAATTCTGTTGCATATTCTGGTTTGGCTTATTGGGCATTCTCATAGAACTACAACTAAAGTTAAACTATGCTTTCTAGGGTTTTCTTTCATTGGATCAGTAACACTTGTTAAAGCAGAAGAAGGAGCTTTTTGGCGTTTCTTCGATCATGCCGTGTGAAGCTTCCCCTGAGCCATGTCTGACAGCCATCAAGGAATTTGTACCGGGAGATTCGGGTGGCATCACGACATTTTCAGAAGCACATATCCGAGGTGGGATCACAGGTGCTCGTGGTGATATTCTAGAGAGCGATTGCAATAGCATCTGTATAATCTGGCTGAAGTTTGGCCTTGTATTTGGATCTTCCCTCCAACATGATGTCACTATTAAAGCTAAGTCCTCCGGAAGGTTTTCGGCACTGGGCCTCATGTTCTGAAATAACAAAGCTATTATTCAAAACAGGATATTTGAAAGGctacaaatttgtttatttacttGTTGCTAATGGCTATAACTATAAGTACTTGTTTAGCCATGCATTTCCTGTAAAAAGCCATATGGCATCTCCaagtttaatattaatattgttattttgcAGTTTCTTGTTCTTCTAGATGCTACATTTTTACATTGCAGAATAAAGTAAATGCAATGAACTGCTTGACATATCATtgattgtttctttctttttatgataATTCTATGCTTGCGATGtgagtttgattttaatatATACAACAATATTAACATTTACATAACAATATCATATTGCAAATCTTACGTATAAGTTTTGAATATGAACATAGAAAGTGTTATATAAACAATTCTTCAATCAAACTAAAAGAGGacttttttataaagaaattggTTGTAAGGATCTCAGTCATTAGACAAACTCCATCCTTTATCCCCTGGTATAAATCCCAACGAATTAGTCATTAATATCCCTGTATTGAATAGCAATTGGTTCGTTGGTTGGTTTTCATTGACTTTAAGAGTCTCAGTTTCCTTGTTTATTCAAGGATCTCGTTCCCATTCAGTTGTGGAATGACGCTCATATTTTTTGTCTTCAAGGATTGCTTTCTTCGGTTGCTCGCTGGTATTTTGTTGGCAATGGgtttaaatattttgtaatatatagCATTGGGTTCTCTTCGGGAGTTGTTTTGTTAGGTTCTTTAAGAGTTTGCTTTACAATATATCTCAATAGTTTTGTCTACCTTTGTTTTACTTTGTTTCTCCTCTCTAGAATGTCATTGCATCTTTGAGTActagtcttttattttttttttttaaatgaaaagttttgtttcttttttaagagAAGAGAAATAAGATTTTTAAGAAAATGGAAAAGGAGagggagggaaaaaaaaaaaactggaaaCTCATAGGTGTTCGTGTGACATTCCAGGGCTCATTGTATAATCAAAAGACAACATTTTATGACATCAAGCTTACCTTAAAAGCAGCTGCATATGCCGCCTGTAAATTCGACATGCCTTCGAAAGGCAACCTGTTAAGGATGAGCTCCCACAATACAATGGCAAAACTGTAGGCATCAACTTTATGATTATAATGCTTTTTATCTCCATGTTTTAAGGTGACTGTGCTATAGAGCTGCCaacaaatgaaaaatggaagtTGTTTAAGACCCAGCAAGGAAATGCTTAAGAGCTCTATAATCAAATATTCAACAATAAAGAAAGAGGGGGAAGGGAAAAAACGCACCTCTGGAGCCATCCACCTGTATGTTCCTGTTTCTGCAGTCATCATCTCTGTTACTGATTCTTCTCTTGCCAAACCAAAATCAGCAAGCTTAACTGTTTTATGGTCTGCAGTCAATATCAAGTTTTCTGCAATAAAAGGGTCTCATTAGAGCTAGAGAATTTCATCAATTGAATGTTGTAGGTTAAACATGTAATATTTTCGGGTATGCAGTTGACAATCCAACAAGTTCTCTCATCTCAGCTACATGCATCGAAACCGGATTCAGtaaccaaatttatatttgtttcgGAGCAATCAGATTGTGGGACAAGAAAAttcttaaattcaattttgaaccTCTCATGGGGGTAATAAAGTGTCATGTTGAATCCACACAAGAAATGTTTAAGATTCTCACATTACAAATCCTCAATTGTTTTCTTCAAGGCTGTCTCTACTCTCTAATTCAAACCAGACTAGAAAGAAAGGTAACATTTTGATTAATGGCTGACAACTCTAAGTTGAATTCCATGAAATTCTGGGAGAAAATAACAATTGATGCTTAGGAAGACCTCAATTCAAACAGCAAAAACCAATTCTAACTACTATATCAGAAGTCCATCTCGTTTGGAACCAAAATCACTAGCCCTCTTAGAAAGAAAAGGCTCgatttcttttccttctctcttCCAATTCTCTCCCTGTACTATGTTTGACAGAAGAATAAGGAAGTTTCCAgggaagaaggaaatgaaaaatCTACCAAATGGATTCTTTATCATACACAAATCAGTAAATGGCATGGGAGTGCCATCTATCAGAATCCAGAGATTAGTGTAAATGTATGTACCTGGTTTAAGGTCACGGTGAATAATTCCATGGGAGTGTAAACATTCCATTGCACGAGCAATATCAAGCGCAAACCCGATTGCCACATCAAGTTCCAAGCTCCTTGGCCTCAAATTCAAGAGATATTTGCGCAATGTGCCACCTGTGAGTAATTCAGTCACTATAACCATCATAGGTTCCTTGCAAGCGCCAATAAACTGAAAAAAAGAAGAACACCAACCGAGAATCACTGTTAGAACTTGAGAGACACTATAAAAAGTAAATGAACAACTTCCAGAACTAAGTATGAAATTCAGATATAGAAGCAAAAGTTCTAAATGTAGACGTGATCATTGCCTTCACCAAGTTTTTGTGTTTCACTTTGGACAACATTGCAACCTCTCTAGCAAACCGAGCTTCTCTTCTGGCCATCCTCTCAGGGGTATCTCCTTTACCCACCATTTTTATAGCCACAATCTGATTTTTGTATCtgagagaagagagaaagagaCAGAGTTTAAAGAGAGAGACAGAAAGGTCTTTAATATATCTGATTTCAGACGGACaaagaaaaacagaaaaaaaaaaaaaaaaccaattaacaTCAGAAAAAACGTACTTTCCCTCATACACCTTGGCATGGGCACCTTCCCCAATCTTTGGCCCAACAAAAAGATGCTTAGGATCAATCAACCATTTGGCATCTAAATTGAATTCACCAGTGGAATAAAACCCATTACCAGAACCCATCTCTCCAGTCAGGACTTTTATCAAACACCTTCAGGGCACTTCCTTACTTCCTTCTCCTCTCAATTCACACACAAAAACCTTTCCCAAAAAAGACCCATCAGAGATTCAAAGGGTACGGACACAGTACTAAAGCAAAGACAAAAGAACTAAAAAAACCCATGTTTGATTCTGAACAAACCCATCCCTAAAATCCCGCTAGCCGATCCAGAAATTGAACGGATTCTTGTGCTTGGTGGGAAAAGAATATACTCCCTCCACATGTAGGAAAACGCAAAACCAGCAGCCCCTGAATATAAAATTGGGAAAATTGGTATATAGAGTAATAGAAATCAGAAAAAGAGTTAATGTCAGAAGCAGGGGAGGcaataaataattgaatgtaTCAATGGAATGGGAGCAAAGCAATGAAAATGAAGGTGAAGGGACAAAGTTGAGATGTGAATTTGATGCTGCTTCTCCCCGTATGGAAGTGAATGCGGTTGCCATCTGCAATTTAAAGCTGCAAAAAAAGAGAGTTTGTGAGTTATTGTCACTGTACAGCGGCTCGTGATTTGACTTTGAATGCAAAATTGAGAGAATAAAAACAGAGAGAGAAGAGACGATTGGATTGCAAAGTGAAATCCGGATGCACGGATAAGGACAAGATCTGTAATGCTGAAAATTGCtatgaaaaaaggaaaaaaaaaaaaaaaaacaatccctttgtttttgtttataacGAAGGACAAGTCTATAGTATCTTGTTGGATAATGAAAAATGTGTTTTTGAATTGTGGAAGTGAATTTATcctctttttttcatttttcctttgtgAAGTGGGGGTAAATTATAAACAGATTAAATTtcgattttattaaaaaaaaaaaattagaggttTGAATTTTTCACCCTCTACAagaagtttgatttttttttttttaccatttatgaaaatttcagACTTTAAAATTGATATTATAAGTTCAGGTTAATTATACTCGTATTggtagaaaaaaaattgaattgtgtgagaaagaaaaaaaaaacatagttaTATTCAaccaataaatttaataaattaaggctcatttggtaacaattttattttttgtttttgtttttgaaaattaaggatatgacactacttccacctccaaatttattcttttcttaTCCACTCTTTataataaattgtttaaaaaatcaagctaaaatttgaaaatttaaaaaaatagctttcaaaaaaatccttttgttttttgaaGTTAGCTAAAAACCCAACCATTGTAGTTAGAAAAGATATAAATCATTaaaagaaatgtggatgaaataagcttaattttaaaaaacaaaaataaaaaatcaaatggttgtCAAATGAAAcctaaaaaatggaatttaactGGGTCAAGAAGATATATAGTACATATTTAGAAATTAAGACCtagtaaaatatattatatatataaagttttatttaagCTTGTGAAACactcaaaatatataaatatatagagAGGCTTGTGACACCATGTgaatatgttttttaaattgttgagaaaagacctataatattttgttttttatagatgatatttaaaatatttttttttacatgtacACCCAACAAAGAAAGAGTGCATGAGAATTCAAACCTATCATCTTAGCAaaccattttaattttgttttagttaAGTTTTTGTTggatatatatattgaaagaaagtaaaattttggtgaatatttaaaacataaaattaatttaatttgtagattaaattcattatttagaaactttcaaattgaattgaaatcaaattaaaatgatgttttatgtacaaatttaatatgtatgaaagttaaatttgtaattttttcaatttgaatgagttatgtttgatttttatcATGCAACAACtgaattgagttaaatttgacaaatatttcggtttttatatttatttaattttattatgtaatttggagagttactaagttgctagtctataaataacaacttgcttcttcatttgtaacaactcattccaaattgaagagttctctcttttctttatttctttcttttgttattgagttgagttgagaacaAGTATCTAAGAGTTCTGTCAAATCCAAATAGTTTGAGGGTATAGTTCTACTAGAGTTAATCATTGTATCATACTGAGACGATCGTTATAGTATGCTTACAGCCCGTATAGAGCAAATAATTGTCTTTAGAACAGCGCTTACCAGAAGTATGCCTCCACTACGTTTTGAGTCTCCAAAGTTTGCTAATATATTAAGttctatatatatcattttcccCAACAATTTTAAATGCACAAGGTTAGTAGTTTTATAAACCTAAATTTATCTAACTTAAATCTTTATAATTCTCAATTAGTAAactataaataaaatcaaataaatttatatattaaatatgaggGTAATACtgtttttttcataatttttttaaacaaataccATTTTTCCTAATTTAGGAGGTAAATACTCACTCTCTCTTTTTAgtattaataatttgatataatgaaataataaaataataaaaacgaTAAGAATATTAACAgtattaaattgttattaaacGGAGGAGAAAGAGAAGATGGGGAAGGGCAAAGTGCCTCTTAGTTCTTATTCAACTTTAAATTGTTCaagtatatataaaaatgttttttacaAGTTTTACTTAtaggattttaaaaaatatatatatatatatatatttaaattaacaaagaattaatattataatagtGGATGATGGCAAAACATGGGCCAGATAAATCTCACATTACCTTTTATGTGCCaacacgtttttttttttttatgatattcgTGAATTCAGATTAACTATAATCCGTTTGATCCTATAATATTTGGATATCATGAAAATCTATAGAAACTAATaagttaaatttatattttgaacatagacGATTAGTAAATGCAATAAAATTTTTAGACTATGAAGATGaacttatttttaaagttaTCAGTATTCTCTTTTAAATTAGGTTTAGATAAAAGGAACTGGAACAATCGAAGAAGGCATGAGTCAAAGGGTTTGTAAATAAGCGAGCCTTGTAAAAGAATAGGCTTGCCTCGATAACCTTAGCAAGCAATTGGGTAGTTCTAATccaatttccttcttcttttaagTTTGCTCTGTTCGACTTGAATCTAAATGGTGTTTAGTCTATTCCATCtcgatttattttttatgttatatttttcattataGATTTGTCTTTTAAGTCGAAAAACACCCATAACAAtagtattgaaaaaaaattataaaaattaatagtATGAGTTGTGAAACGTCTAATTAGAATAttcgtaaaaataaaaaaaaaataaaaataaaaaaagtcacTCTCATAGCCATAGTAAAATATTGTATTTCTCAATGCTTCTCTCTCTAACATCCTTTCTCTTTCccatcatttcattttctttccttttttaaaaataaaatttggttcACCAAATACCCTTGTTTTCAATTGATTTGTgaataattataatatgaaaCAATCTATTTACATAGATTACTTTATAATAGAATTCAATCATAATTTGTTACATATGCTATGTTGTATTTTTTGTTTACTACTACCATGTTGTatctatctatatctatattaaATGTATGGTATTAGATTTTTATGTACATGTCAACATTTTCTCTAATACTTTTTATATTTCTATATATTCGACATTGACATGTGGGACATAAATTGACATTTCTATTATATcgttaaaaaaattcattaaacataaaaaataaacaacaaagaATCACTAAtgtaaaaataacataaatataaaCTTATTAACATGTTTAAAGCATAAAAGatttatttatcaatttaaatattttatttattttattttatatttttctataaataatcaTCAACATCgacattttatcgatatttttcatttagttaagatattgatatttatgtcgatatcaatattttaaactttgaCTAAATGCAATCACTTTGATAGATTTGTAATATAGTTTCTATGTTTCGATTtcctaattatttttataaaattagaccatattgtataaatatgtaatttaactatttatataattttttaccCTACAACTTTCagtttttccaaattaaaatcaaatttggcaGAAGTAAGTCTACTCAATtcacaaaaaacaataactctctcaaaactaaataaaattcaaacaacaaaacaattttcatatcatctttctttaaaataaatcttcaaacaattttcatatcatttttctttaaaataaatcttCAAACTAGACATGTTCATATGATGATATTATATCAAATGGTTGTCCAAAAGAAAGTCTATTTAgaagataaaaattaaaatacttatTAAAAATTTGAGGAAAAGAATCTTTGCTAACACTTAACGATCCAATTTACTTCAATGTAATTTaggtctcgtttgataatcattttattttttcattttggtttttaacAATCAAACCTATTTCCTCCCATTTCTTACAACGacgatttacatttttatttacaTCTTTTGTTAAGTATAATAGTTGAACTCttaatcaaattccaaaaataaaaactagtttttaaaagctacttttttagttttcaaattttaatttagattttttaaaccatcagtaaaaagtagataacggccgaagaaatttggagtgaaaataa contains:
- the LOC120091142 gene encoding serine/threonine-protein kinase STY13-like isoform X1 — its product is MGSGNGFYSTGEFNLDAKWLIDPKHLFVGPKIGEGAHAKVYEGKYKNQIVAIKMVGKGDTPERMARREARFAREVAMLSKVKHKNLVKFIGACKEPMMVIVTELLTGGTLRKYLLNLRPRSLELDVAIGFALDIARAMECLHSHGIIHRDLKPENLILTADHKTVKLADFGLAREESVTEMMTAETGTYRWMAPELYSTVTLKHGDKKHYNHKVDAYSFAIVLWELILNRLPFEGMSNLQAAYAAAFKNMRPSAENLPEDLALIVTSCWREDPNTRPNFSQIIQMLLQSLSRISPRAPVIPPRICASENVVMPPESPGTNSLMAVRHGSGEASHGMIEETPKSSFFCFNKCY
- the LOC120091142 gene encoding serine/threonine-protein kinase STY13-like isoform X2; amino-acid sequence: MGSGNGFYSTGEFNLDAKWLIDPKHLFVGPKIGEGAHAKVYEGKYKNQIVAIKMVGKGDTPERMARREARFAREVAMLSKVKHKNLFIGACKEPMMVIVTELLTGGTLRKYLLNLRPRSLELDVAIGFALDIARAMECLHSHGIIHRDLKPENLILTADHKTVKLADFGLAREESVTEMMTAETGTYRWMAPELYSTVTLKHGDKKHYNHKVDAYSFAIVLWELILNRLPFEGMSNLQAAYAAAFKNMRPSAENLPEDLALIVTSCWREDPNTRPNFSQIIQMLLQSLSRISPRAPVIPPRICASENVVMPPESPGTNSLMAVRHGSGEASHGMIEETPKSSFFCFNKCY
- the LOC120091144 gene encoding uncharacterized protein LOC120091144 is translated as MESIAAAVATVSLEEDDWELCNDDGFVYKRKRRRLDPAEAVAARSSVAQAVDLEAEENRRREGRRKTLLKVRAKYQREMEQWEVLSGNLREMEERTRKLQEQYRRDGEEGTASLLEASSLTVVREKEVSCASMVDDLLSQVEAQEAIIHNVSRFCDIAEALCQTEEDRFKQCLIDLPIWSSPRELMASLCDE